The following are encoded in a window of Oncorhynchus mykiss isolate Arlee chromosome 31, USDA_OmykA_1.1, whole genome shotgun sequence genomic DNA:
- the LOC118946002 gene encoding G-protein coupled receptor 151-like, which produces MDKLPRVNLTAANSSTVDRLHPSFIDYGSYQHLCVLVPVILGVICVLGLASTLTAMGILISNAHRGKLSLINALILNLMFADSLVLAFALPFRTAAFSKPSWTLGWTVCKTCDWFLQSCLAAKSFTVAVLAKACYRYVSNPTKQVSIRLRSILLVMWFLWLSACSAPIPTWLFSSLQRETWGLVCVQVVPPKAQDFMSVYVKAYPLGVFCAPLSFALLYFWRVYGQCQRRCSKTQNLRTQIRSRKLTLMLFKEFREGYRGLWRCLTLRKHTLSNPKPGPHAPTAPQSPCPRPETSGQPRGGDGGRGSIPCQGTTVDPQPQMEQGGVGEAEDEAEGESPRDGIVLLDVEQFWHERETGSMTEENDPIPWEHQEGAPTEGRK; this is translated from the exons ATGGATAAACTGCCAAGGGTGAACCTAACGGCTGCTAACAGCTCTACCGTGGACCGGCTTCATCCTTCCTTCATCGATTATGGTTCCTACCAGCACCTGTGTGTCCTCGTGCCTGTCATCCTGGGGGTGATCTGTGTCCTTGGGCTGGCCAGTACCCTCACAGCCATGGGCATCCTGATCTCCAACGCCCACCGTGGGAAACTATCCCTTATCAACGCTCTCATCCTCAACCTGATGTTTGCCGACAGCCTTGTACTGGCATTCGCCCTCCCGTTCCGCACTGCTGCCTTTTCCAAACCCAGTTGGACGCTTGGTTGGACAGTGTGCAAGACCTGTGATTGGTTCCTGCAGAGCTGCTTGGCTGCGAAGAGTTTTACCGTAGCGGTGTTGGCTAAGGCTTGTTACCGTTACGTCTCTAACCCGACTAAACAGGTCAGCATCCGTCTACGCTCCATCCTATTGGTGATGTGGTTCCTCTGGCTGTCTGCCTGCTCCGCTCCCATCCCTACCTGGCTGTTCTcttcactgcagagagagacctgGGGGCTGGTGTGTGTGCAGGTGGTTCCCCCCAAAGCGCAGGACTTCATGTCGGTCTACGTCAAGGCGTACCCCCTGGGTGTGTTCTGCGCCCCTTTGAGTTTTGCCCTGCTGTATTTCTGGCGGGTGTATGGGCAGTGCCAGCGGCGCTGTAGTAAGACCCAGAACCTCCGAACGCAGATCAGATCCAGGAAGCTCACTCTGATGCTATTCA aggAGTTCAGAGAGGGTTACAGAGGTCTGTGGAGGTGCCTTACTCTTCGTAAACACACCCTGTCCAACCCCAAACCTGGCCCCCATGCACCCACTGCCCCCCAGTCCCCCTGCCCGCGACCGGAGACCTCAGGCCAGCCGAGGGGAGGAGACGGAGGCCGAGGCTCCATCCCTTGCCAGGGGACGACAGTTGATCCCCAACCCCAGATGGAGCAGGGCGGAGTGGGAGAGGCGGAGgatgaggcagagggagagagccctCGGGATGGGATCGTGCTGCTAGACGTGGAGCAGTTTTGGcatgagagagaaacaggctcCATGACAGAAGAGAATGATCCCATACCCTGGGAGCACCAGGAGGGAGCACCAACCGAAGGGAGGAAGTGA